In Roseisolibacter agri, the following proteins share a genomic window:
- a CDS encoding NUDIX hydrolase, producing MLLTVLDGQLAAALVRAEGRPGERLRERWTLPWEPGAAEESLTDAAERLARDVMGTAPHYLEQIGAFGDGRRHPGPASLSVAYVGLVPAGASLPGDTDGDFFPVNDLPALAPRQRAMVDAAVAHVQQRVGQAPVAFRLLPPTFTLSELQELYELLLDRRLHKASFRRSLQAARIVEPTDEWRSEGRGRPAQLFRYAPRRRRSAPRGVRFE from the coding sequence GTGCTCCTCACCGTCCTCGATGGCCAGCTCGCGGCCGCGCTGGTGCGGGCCGAGGGGCGGCCGGGCGAGCGGCTGCGCGAGCGGTGGACGCTGCCCTGGGAGCCGGGGGCGGCCGAGGAGTCGCTGACGGACGCGGCGGAGCGGCTGGCGCGGGACGTCATGGGGACCGCGCCGCACTACCTCGAGCAGATCGGGGCGTTCGGCGACGGCCGCCGGCATCCGGGCCCGGCGTCGCTCTCGGTGGCCTACGTCGGGCTGGTCCCGGCGGGGGCCTCGCTGCCGGGCGACACGGACGGCGACTTCTTCCCGGTGAACGACCTGCCGGCGCTGGCGCCGCGCCAGCGGGCGATGGTCGACGCCGCGGTCGCGCACGTGCAGCAGCGGGTGGGGCAGGCGCCGGTCGCGTTCCGGCTGCTGCCGCCGACGTTCACGCTGAGCGAGCTGCAGGAGCTCTACGAGCTGCTGCTGGACCGGCGGCTCCACAAGGCGAGCTTCCGCCGGTCGCTGCAGGCGGCCCGCATCGTGGAGCCGACCGACGAGTGGCGCTCCGAGGGGCGCGGCCGTCCGGCGCAGCTGTTCCGCTACGCGCCACGCCGCCGCCGCAGCGCCCCGCGCGGGGTGCGGTTCGAGTAA
- a CDS encoding M1 family metallopeptidase produces the protein MSSRLRPSRAVRRALVHASAPCALVLAGCAARPQAQVLTPVRLDATSIVGSAPSGGTSDVFQTFAPLDRAEWAGPNQYRGANGAPGPAYWQQRADYSITATLDTANGGTVSGQVRIAYTNNSPDTLRFVWLQLDQNLYRAGSRGSALFASDSRWGVRGFQGGYDLSDVTVDGRAVTPRVDDTMLRLDLAQPVAPRGGRATISLRFRFAVPEHGSDRMGRDGTLFEIAQWYPRMAVYDDVRGWNTDPYLGQGEFYLEYGDIDYAVTAPAGYVVAGSGTLQNAEQVLTSAQRERLARARASVATPGTNDGVVAVVTRAEAEAAARAPVSGTRTWRFRAENVRDVAWAAAPDFRWDATSWNGILCQAFYPWPRAGRAWESGAEQTCWSMRTYSGLFFPYPYPQATSVAGPVGGMEYPMFVMVHYGSGDPASIFETIDHEQGHEWFPMLVGSNERRYAWQDEGFNTYINAFSNERRYPGTSAYEGYRQDWANARAANVDAPLMTRPDHMESAALGALAYRKPATVLLTLRNHVVGAETFDRAFREYARRWAFRHPTPGDFFRTIEDVSGADLAWFWRSFWYTTDVLDIGIDGVETKGDAGRQMATLALRRHSSIPFPVAVRLRLADGSTRDVRFPVDVWAKPSGGDQVTVSVGVPASVVGARLWPDPTVPDWNPANDVWGQAPAADAPGPVTTGKAGGAMGGAPARAAAPR, from the coding sequence GTGTCGTCTCGCCTCCGCCCGTCGCGCGCCGTGCGCCGCGCGCTCGTGCATGCATCCGCGCCCTGCGCGCTCGTCCTCGCGGGGTGCGCCGCGCGCCCGCAGGCGCAGGTCCTCACGCCGGTGCGGCTGGACGCGACGTCCATCGTCGGCAGCGCGCCGTCGGGTGGCACGTCCGACGTCTTCCAGACCTTCGCGCCGCTCGACCGCGCGGAGTGGGCGGGGCCCAACCAGTACCGCGGCGCGAACGGCGCGCCCGGGCCCGCGTACTGGCAGCAGCGCGCCGACTACTCCATCACGGCGACGCTCGACACCGCGAACGGCGGCACGGTGAGCGGGCAGGTGCGCATCGCGTACACCAACAACTCGCCCGACACGCTGCGCTTCGTCTGGCTGCAGCTCGACCAGAACCTCTATCGCGCCGGCTCCAGGGGCTCGGCGCTGTTCGCGTCCGACTCGCGCTGGGGCGTGCGCGGCTTCCAGGGCGGCTACGACCTGAGCGACGTCACCGTCGACGGCCGCGCCGTCACGCCGCGCGTCGACGACACGATGCTGCGGCTCGACCTCGCGCAGCCCGTCGCGCCGCGCGGCGGCCGCGCGACCATCAGCCTGCGCTTCCGCTTCGCGGTGCCGGAGCACGGCTCCGACCGCATGGGACGCGACGGCACGCTGTTCGAGATCGCGCAGTGGTATCCGCGCATGGCCGTCTACGACGACGTGCGCGGCTGGAACACCGACCCGTACCTCGGCCAGGGCGAGTTCTATCTGGAGTACGGCGACATCGACTACGCGGTCACCGCGCCCGCGGGCTACGTCGTCGCCGGGAGCGGCACGCTGCAGAACGCGGAGCAGGTGCTGACGTCCGCGCAGCGCGAGCGGCTGGCGCGCGCGCGCGCGTCGGTCGCGACGCCAGGCACCAACGACGGCGTCGTCGCGGTGGTGACGCGCGCGGAGGCGGAGGCGGCCGCGCGCGCGCCGGTGTCGGGCACGCGCACCTGGCGCTTCCGCGCCGAGAACGTGCGCGACGTCGCGTGGGCCGCGGCGCCGGACTTCCGCTGGGACGCGACCAGCTGGAACGGCATCCTCTGCCAGGCCTTCTATCCGTGGCCACGCGCCGGCCGCGCCTGGGAGAGCGGCGCCGAGCAGACCTGCTGGAGCATGCGCACGTACTCGGGGCTGTTCTTCCCGTATCCGTATCCGCAGGCGACGAGCGTCGCGGGGCCGGTGGGCGGGATGGAGTACCCGATGTTCGTGATGGTGCACTACGGCAGCGGCGATCCCGCGTCGATCTTCGAGACCATCGACCACGAGCAGGGACACGAGTGGTTCCCGATGCTCGTCGGCTCGAACGAGCGGCGCTACGCGTGGCAGGACGAGGGCTTCAACACGTACATCAACGCGTTCTCCAACGAGCGCCGCTATCCCGGCACGAGCGCGTACGAGGGCTATCGCCAGGACTGGGCGAACGCGCGCGCGGCGAACGTCGACGCGCCGCTGATGACGCGGCCCGACCACATGGAGAGCGCGGCGCTCGGCGCGCTCGCGTACCGCAAGCCCGCGACGGTGCTGCTGACGCTGCGCAACCACGTCGTGGGCGCGGAGACGTTCGACCGCGCGTTCCGCGAGTACGCGCGCCGCTGGGCGTTCCGGCATCCCACGCCCGGGGACTTCTTCCGCACCATCGAGGACGTGAGCGGCGCCGACCTCGCGTGGTTCTGGCGCAGCTTCTGGTACACGACCGACGTGCTGGACATCGGCATCGACGGCGTCGAGACGAAGGGTGACGCCGGGCGGCAGATGGCGACGCTCGCGCTGCGCCGCCACTCCAGCATCCCGTTCCCCGTCGCGGTGCGCCTCCGCCTGGCCGACGGCAGCACGCGCGACGTGCGCTTCCCCGTGGACGTCTGGGCGAAGCCCAGCGGGGGCGACCAGGTGACGGTGTCGGTGGGCGTGCCGGCGAGCGTCGTCGGCGCGCGGCTCTGGCCCGACCCCACGGTCCCCGACTGGAACCCCGCCAACGACGTCTGGGGGCAGGCGCCCGCCGCGGACGCCCCGGGACCGGTGACGACGGGGAAGGCGGGCGGCGCGATGGGCGGCGCCCCCGCCCGCGCCGCCGCGCCCCGCTGA
- a CDS encoding bifunctional salicylyl-CoA 5-hydroxylase/oxidoreductase, which produces MFVVTVGGGPAGLYLAILQRRADPAGRVVVLERNGPDDAYGWGVVFSEQTLEHLHAADPETYDAIARHFVRWDDIDVHVRGTVVTSGGHGFVGIARRTLLRVLAERAAALGAELRFHTEVANEAALDALGLGGADVVVAADGVNSALRRERAAAFEPDLDVRPNRFMWFGTTRRFAAFTFLFTETDAGVFQAHAYRFDDVRSAFIVECDERSWRAAGFDAMDAEATTAACEALFAPWLEGHRLEVNLAPHQRAHPWQRFTRVANARWHDGRTVLLGDAAHTAHFSIGSGTKLAMEDSIELASQLASVERGASSVEEAFAAYETSRRVEALRLQNAARNSMEWFESVRRYLSLPPEQFAYSLLTRSQRLGHENLRLRDDGYVRGIEHWFSSSAPGAPSENGAVPPMFVPFRLRGMTLPNRVVVAPMDMYSATDGTPNDLHLVHYGARALGGAGLVFTEMTCVTPEGRITPGCTGMYDDAHVEAWRRVTRMVHEWSPARICLQLGHSGPKGATKLMWEGNEEPLDSGGWPILAPAATPYRAGMQVPRAMTRADMDDVRDAFVRATRMAVDAEFDMLELHCAHGYLLSAFITPLSNARTDAYGGSLENRLRFPLEVFRAMRDAWPAERPMSVRVSATDWVEGGVDGAEAVEIARAFGAAGVDMIHVSAGQTSPLAKPVYGRLFQTPLSDRIRNEAGIPTIAVGNITEYDQVNAILAAGRADLCALARPHLADPHWTLHAAVAQGHDAQWWPVQYLSGRKQLERARERELELRGTAAI; this is translated from the coding sequence TTGTTCGTCGTCACCGTCGGCGGCGGCCCCGCCGGGCTGTACCTCGCCATCCTCCAGCGTCGCGCCGATCCCGCCGGCCGCGTGGTCGTGCTCGAGCGCAACGGGCCGGACGACGCCTACGGGTGGGGCGTGGTGTTCTCGGAGCAGACGCTCGAGCACCTGCACGCCGCCGACCCCGAGACGTACGACGCGATCGCGCGGCACTTCGTCCGCTGGGACGACATCGACGTGCACGTGCGCGGCACGGTGGTGACGTCGGGTGGCCACGGCTTCGTCGGCATCGCGCGGCGCACGCTGCTGCGCGTGCTGGCCGAGCGGGCCGCGGCGCTTGGCGCGGAGCTGCGCTTCCACACGGAGGTCGCGAACGAGGCCGCGCTCGACGCGCTCGGCCTCGGCGGCGCGGACGTGGTGGTGGCGGCGGACGGCGTGAACAGCGCGCTGCGGCGCGAGCGCGCGGCGGCGTTCGAGCCCGACCTGGACGTGCGCCCCAACCGCTTCATGTGGTTCGGGACGACGCGACGCTTCGCGGCGTTCACCTTCCTCTTCACGGAGACGGACGCCGGCGTCTTCCAGGCGCACGCCTACCGCTTCGACGACGTGCGCTCGGCGTTCATCGTCGAGTGCGACGAGCGGTCGTGGCGCGCCGCCGGCTTCGACGCGATGGACGCGGAGGCGACGACCGCCGCGTGCGAGGCGCTGTTCGCGCCGTGGCTGGAGGGCCACCGGCTGGAGGTGAACCTCGCGCCGCACCAGCGCGCGCACCCGTGGCAGCGCTTCACGCGCGTGGCCAACGCACGCTGGCACGACGGGCGGACCGTGCTGCTCGGGGACGCGGCGCACACGGCGCACTTCTCCATCGGCTCGGGGACGAAGCTGGCGATGGAGGACTCGATCGAGCTCGCCTCACAGCTCGCCAGCGTCGAGCGGGGAGCGTCGAGCGTCGAGGAGGCGTTCGCCGCGTACGAGACGTCGCGGCGCGTCGAGGCGCTGCGGCTGCAGAACGCCGCCCGCAACTCGATGGAGTGGTTCGAGTCGGTGCGCCGCTACCTGTCGCTGCCGCCGGAGCAGTTCGCGTACAGCCTGCTGACGCGGAGCCAGCGGCTGGGGCACGAGAACCTGCGGCTGCGCGACGACGGGTACGTACGCGGAATCGAGCACTGGTTCAGCTCCTCGGCCCCCGGCGCGCCGAGCGAGAACGGCGCCGTGCCCCCGATGTTCGTGCCGTTCCGGCTGCGCGGCATGACGCTCCCCAACCGCGTCGTCGTCGCGCCGATGGACATGTACAGCGCCACCGACGGCACGCCGAACGACCTGCACCTCGTGCACTACGGGGCGCGCGCGCTCGGCGGCGCGGGGCTGGTGTTCACGGAGATGACGTGCGTCACGCCCGAGGGGCGCATCACGCCCGGCTGCACGGGGATGTACGACGACGCGCACGTGGAGGCGTGGCGGCGCGTCACGCGCATGGTGCACGAGTGGTCGCCCGCGCGCATCTGCCTGCAGCTCGGGCACTCGGGGCCCAAGGGCGCGACGAAGCTGATGTGGGAGGGGAACGAGGAGCCGCTGGATTCGGGCGGCTGGCCGATCCTCGCACCGGCGGCGACGCCGTACCGCGCGGGGATGCAGGTGCCGCGGGCGATGACGCGCGCCGACATGGACGACGTGCGCGACGCCTTCGTGCGCGCGACGCGCATGGCGGTGGACGCGGAGTTCGACATGCTGGAGCTGCACTGCGCGCACGGCTACCTGCTGTCGGCATTCATCACGCCGCTGAGCAACGCGCGCACCGACGCCTACGGCGGCTCGCTCGAGAACCGGCTGCGCTTCCCACTGGAGGTGTTCCGCGCGATGCGCGACGCGTGGCCGGCCGAGCGGCCGATGTCGGTGCGCGTGTCGGCGACGGACTGGGTGGAGGGGGGCGTGGACGGCGCGGAGGCAGTGGAGATCGCGCGCGCGTTCGGCGCGGCGGGCGTGGACATGATCCACGTGTCGGCCGGGCAGACGTCGCCGCTCGCGAAGCCGGTGTACGGGCGCCTCTTCCAGACGCCGCTGAGTGACCGGATCCGCAACGAGGCCGGCATCCCGACGATCGCGGTCGGCAACATCACCGAGTACGACCAGGTGAACGCGATCCTCGCCGCGGGGCGCGCGGACCTGTGCGCACTGGCGCGCCCGCACCTCGCCGACCCGCACTGGACGCTGCACGCGGCGGTGGCGCAGGGGCACGACGCGCAGTGGTGGCCGGTGCAGTACCTCTCCGGACGGAAGCAGCTGGAGCGCGCGCGGGAGCGCGAGCTGGAGCTGCGCGGCACGGCGGCCATCTGA
- a CDS encoding enoyl-CoA hydratase family protein gives MTDPTTFDASAYQATHFRWTVADRVGTVTLDRPARKNPLTFESYAELAQLFRRLPHARDVRAVVITGAGGNFSSGGDVHEIIGPLVALQEAGDAPGLLRFTRMTGELVKAMRACPQPIVAAIDGVCAGAGAIVAMASDLRVGTARSKVAFLFVRVGLSGADMGACALLPRIIGHGRASELLYTGRFLGGEEAERWGFHNRLVEPDALLAEATAMARELANGPTFAHAMTKAALHQEWSMGVDEAIEAEAQTQALCMQTRDFARAYRAFAARETPVFEGN, from the coding sequence ATGACCGACCCGACGACGTTCGATGCGAGCGCCTATCAGGCGACGCACTTCCGCTGGACGGTGGCCGACCGCGTCGGCACCGTCACGCTCGACCGGCCGGCGCGCAAGAACCCGCTGACCTTCGAGTCGTACGCCGAGCTGGCGCAGCTCTTCCGGCGGCTGCCGCACGCGCGCGACGTGCGCGCGGTGGTGATCACCGGCGCGGGCGGGAACTTCAGCTCCGGCGGCGACGTGCACGAGATCATCGGGCCGCTGGTGGCGCTGCAGGAGGCCGGCGACGCGCCGGGGCTGCTGCGCTTCACGCGCATGACGGGCGAGCTGGTGAAGGCGATGCGCGCCTGCCCGCAGCCGATCGTCGCCGCGATTGACGGCGTCTGCGCCGGCGCCGGAGCGATCGTCGCGATGGCCTCCGACCTGCGCGTCGGGACGGCGCGCAGCAAGGTCGCGTTCCTCTTCGTGCGCGTCGGGCTCTCGGGCGCCGACATGGGCGCGTGCGCGCTGCTGCCACGGATCATCGGGCACGGGCGCGCGTCCGAGCTGCTGTACACGGGGCGCTTCCTCGGCGGCGAGGAGGCGGAGCGGTGGGGCTTCCACAACCGCCTCGTGGAGCCCGATGCGCTGCTCGCCGAGGCGACCGCCATGGCGCGCGAGCTCGCGAATGGGCCGACGTTCGCGCACGCGATGACCAAGGCCGCGCTGCACCAGGAGTGGAGCATGGGCGTCGACGAGGCGATCGAGGCGGAGGCGCAGACGCAGGCGCTGTGCATGCAGACGCGCGACTTCGCGCGCGCCTACCGCGCCTTCGCCGCGCGCGAGACGCCCGTGTTCGAGGGGAACTGA
- a CDS encoding cold shock domain-containing protein, with translation MARLTGTVKWFNDAKGFGFIAREGGPDVFVHFSAIQSQGFKSLQEGDQVEFEIVQGQKGPQASNVTKAA, from the coding sequence ATGGCTCGTCTCACCGGCACCGTGAAGTGGTTCAACGACGCGAAGGGCTTCGGGTTCATCGCGCGCGAGGGTGGCCCCGACGTGTTCGTCCACTTCAGCGCCATCCAGTCGCAGGGCTTCAAGAGTCTGCAGGAGGGGGATCAGGTGGAGTTCGAGATCGTCCAGGGCCAGAAGGGCCCGCAGGCCTCGAACGTCACCAAGGCCGCCTGA
- a CDS encoding acyl-CoA dehydrogenase family protein, producing MSVPAHEPLPHLQWPFLDERHRAIGRDLRAWATGELADEAPHGHDDVGAATRALVARLGDAGWLRLAVPAAHGGTFETLDVRALCLARETLARADALADFAFAMQGLGGGPIALFGSEALRARYLPAIAAGRAVAAFALSEAHAGSDVTAMTTTLRRDGDALVLDGEKTWISNAGIADHYVVFAREPEAGERAFAAVVVDADAPGFSVTRRIDVTAPHPLGTITFEGCRIPAAQRIGEPGRGLRVALGTLDVFRSTVGAAALGMARRALDEALAHARTRQVFGKPLGDWQLTQARLAEMALAIDASALLVYRAAWTRDTGAERVTREAAMAKLHATEAAQRVVDDAVQLLGGLGVAVGGVVERLYREVRALRIYEGTSEIQRLVIAGELLKAER from the coding sequence GTGAGCGTGCCCGCGCACGAGCCGCTGCCGCACCTCCAGTGGCCGTTCCTCGACGAGCGGCACCGCGCGATCGGGCGCGACCTGCGCGCGTGGGCCACGGGCGAGCTGGCCGACGAGGCGCCGCACGGGCACGACGACGTGGGCGCCGCGACGCGCGCGCTGGTGGCGCGCCTGGGCGACGCAGGATGGCTGCGGCTGGCGGTGCCCGCGGCGCACGGCGGGACGTTCGAGACGCTGGACGTGCGCGCGCTCTGCCTGGCGCGCGAGACGCTGGCGCGCGCCGACGCGCTGGCCGACTTCGCGTTCGCGATGCAGGGGCTGGGCGGCGGGCCGATCGCGCTGTTCGGGAGCGAGGCGCTCCGCGCGCGCTACCTGCCCGCCATCGCCGCGGGGCGCGCGGTGGCGGCGTTCGCGCTCAGCGAGGCGCACGCGGGCTCCGACGTCACGGCGATGACGACCACGCTGCGACGCGACGGCGACGCGCTGGTGCTGGACGGCGAGAAGACCTGGATCTCGAACGCGGGGATCGCCGACCACTACGTCGTGTTCGCGCGCGAGCCCGAGGCGGGCGAGCGGGCGTTCGCCGCGGTCGTCGTGGACGCCGACGCACCGGGCTTCTCCGTCACGCGACGCATCGACGTCACCGCGCCGCACCCGCTCGGGACGATCACGTTCGAGGGCTGCCGCATCCCGGCCGCGCAGCGCATCGGCGAGCCCGGACGCGGGCTGCGCGTCGCGCTCGGCACGCTCGACGTCTTCCGGTCGACGGTGGGTGCGGCGGCGCTGGGCATGGCGCGCCGTGCGCTGGACGAGGCGCTGGCGCACGCGCGCACGCGGCAGGTGTTCGGGAAGCCGCTCGGCGACTGGCAGCTGACGCAGGCGCGGCTGGCCGAGATGGCGCTCGCGATCGACGCCAGCGCGCTGCTCGTGTACCGCGCGGCGTGGACGCGCGACACGGGCGCCGAGCGGGTGACGCGCGAGGCCGCGATGGCCAAGCTCCACGCGACCGAGGCCGCGCAGCGCGTGGTGGACGACGCCGTGCAGCTGCTCGGCGGGCTGGGCGTGGCAGTCGGTGGCGTGGTGGAGCGGCTCTACCGCGAGGTCCGCGCGCTGCGGATCTACGAGGGGACGAGCGAGATCCAGCGGCTCGTGATCGCGGGCGAGCTGCTCAAGGCCGAGCGATGA
- a CDS encoding SDR family NAD(P)-dependent oxidoreductase, translating into MTVTTDVRTLTDRHAVVTGASRGIGAAIAEALAREGASLTLMGRDVAALSQRAAALTARHHVRALPVACDVSDADAVARAFDASREALGDAHVLVANAGEAASATAGDTSRALWDRMLAVNLTGAFLCVQAVLPAMRAARFGRVVLVSSTSALKGYPRTAAYAAAKAGLLGLARALAAEVARDGVTVNAVCPGYTETDMARAAIDNLVAAGRTPEEARRALERLNPRHALVTPEEVAATVVWLCAPSSGAITGQAVAVAAGEVM; encoded by the coding sequence ATGACCGTCACGACCGATGTCCGAACGCTCACGGACCGGCACGCGGTCGTCACCGGCGCGTCGCGCGGCATCGGCGCGGCGATCGCGGAGGCACTGGCGCGCGAGGGCGCGTCGCTGACGCTGATGGGGCGCGACGTCGCGGCGCTGTCGCAGCGCGCCGCGGCGCTGACTGCCCGCCACCACGTGCGCGCGCTGCCAGTGGCGTGCGACGTGTCCGACGCGGACGCGGTCGCGCGCGCCTTCGACGCGTCGCGCGAGGCGCTGGGCGACGCGCACGTGCTGGTGGCCAACGCCGGCGAGGCCGCGAGCGCGACGGCCGGCGACACGTCGCGCGCGCTCTGGGACCGGATGCTGGCGGTGAACCTCACCGGCGCGTTCCTCTGCGTGCAGGCCGTGCTGCCGGCGATGCGCGCGGCGCGCTTCGGGCGCGTGGTGCTGGTGTCGTCCACGAGCGCGCTCAAGGGCTATCCGCGCACGGCGGCGTACGCGGCGGCGAAGGCCGGGCTGCTGGGGCTCGCGCGGGCGCTGGCGGCGGAGGTGGCGCGCGACGGCGTGACCGTCAACGCGGTGTGCCCCGGCTACACCGAGACCGACATGGCGCGCGCGGCGATCGACAACCTCGTGGCCGCGGGCCGCACGCCCGAGGAGGCGCGCCGCGCGCTGGAGCGGCTGAACCCGCGCCACGCGCTGGTGACGCCCGAGGAGGTCGCGGCGACGGTGGTGTGGCTGTGCGCGCCGTCGTCGGGCGCCATCACCGGGCAGGCCGTCGCGGTGGCGGCCGGAGAGGTCATGTGA
- a CDS encoding oxidative damage protection protein, translated as MPDVTCSRCGQTRAGFERPPVGVGGATGERIVREICQDCWGQWLKQQTMLINHYGLNLMDPQARSFLSKNRDAYLFKAGSGEEVDTTKQGTINW; from the coding sequence ATGCCCGACGTCACCTGCTCCCGCTGCGGCCAGACGCGCGCCGGATTCGAGCGCCCGCCCGTGGGCGTCGGCGGCGCGACCGGCGAGCGCATCGTGCGGGAGATCTGCCAGGACTGCTGGGGCCAGTGGCTGAAGCAGCAGACCATGCTGATCAACCACTACGGCCTCAACCTGATGGACCCCCAGGCCCGCTCCTTCCTCTCCAAGAACCGCGACGCCTACCTGTTCAAGGCCGGCTCGGGGGAGGAGGTCGACACGACCAAGCAGGGCACCATCAACTGGTGA
- a CDS encoding acyl-CoA desaturase, with protein sequence MFEFGSWASHWWKPVLFVVIAGHITNVCVTLFLHRAQTHRGVKFHPLVEIPMRVWLWLTTATKTKEWVACHRKHHAFADRDGDPHSPLLEGLRNIMLKGALYYRDAVRQPGVLEKYGKGTPNDWLERHLLDKRSQLGIFLLLGIDIWLFGFFVGPLVWAVQMIWIPFWAAGVINGVGHALGYRNYDVKDESRNISPIAIWLGGEELHNNHHADPHSAKFAHRKFEFDIGWLYIRLMSLVGLAKVKYAHGVAGHDRDRGGDPTNQVIQPAA encoded by the coding sequence ATGTTCGAGTTCGGAAGCTGGGCGTCCCACTGGTGGAAGCCGGTGCTCTTCGTGGTCATCGCGGGGCACATCACCAACGTGTGCGTCACCCTCTTCCTCCACCGCGCCCAGACGCACCGCGGGGTGAAGTTCCACCCGCTGGTGGAGATCCCGATGCGCGTGTGGCTCTGGCTGACGACCGCCACCAAGACCAAGGAGTGGGTCGCCTGCCACCGGAAGCACCACGCCTTTGCGGACCGCGACGGCGACCCCCACAGCCCGCTGCTCGAGGGGCTGCGCAACATCATGCTGAAGGGGGCGCTCTACTACCGCGACGCGGTCCGCCAGCCGGGCGTGCTGGAGAAGTACGGCAAGGGGACGCCGAACGACTGGCTCGAGCGGCACCTGCTCGACAAGCGCTCGCAGCTCGGGATCTTCCTGCTGCTCGGGATCGACATCTGGCTGTTCGGCTTCTTCGTCGGCCCGCTCGTCTGGGCGGTGCAGATGATCTGGATCCCGTTCTGGGCCGCGGGCGTCATCAACGGCGTCGGGCACGCGCTGGGCTACCGCAACTACGACGTGAAGGACGAGAGCCGGAACATCTCGCCCATCGCGATCTGGCTCGGCGGCGAGGAGCTGCACAACAACCATCACGCCGACCCGCACTCGGCCAAGTTCGCGCACCGGAAGTTCGAGTTCGACATCGGCTGGCTCTACATCCGCCTGATGTCGCTCGTCGGGCTGGCGAAGGTGAAGTACGCGCACGGCGTCGCGGGGCACGACCGCGACCGTGGCGGCGATCCGACGAACCAGGTGATCCAGCCGGCAGCCTGA